One window of the Esox lucius isolate fEsoLuc1 chromosome 8, fEsoLuc1.pri, whole genome shotgun sequence genome contains the following:
- the hnrnpm gene encoding LOW QUALITY PROTEIN: heterogeneous nuclear ribonucleoprotein M (The sequence of the model RefSeq protein was modified relative to this genomic sequence to represent the inferred CDS: inserted 3 bases in 3 codons), with translation MDGEGKSRGCAVVEFRTEELMKKAVEKVNKHSLNGRPLKVKEDPDGVIAQRDAHRAQGGGGGGGGPPGGHGGMNMGMNMDRMNMERMNMDRMGPGPGAPPMVNIPPSLMNNPNIPNEIIHGLQAGKIGSTVFVANLDYKVGWKKLKEVFGMAGVVVRADILEDKDGKSRGMGTVTFDMPIEAVQAVSMFNGQMLFNRVMHVKLDEKSLPKGDFAPPERPPALPRGLSGIGLGLGPGGQPXDATVLNRGGGGGGGGMGNMGPGGMDGMGFGGMGRMGGMDNFGGGMNNMXRFGPSGMGRMNEMDRGIGGAFDREFGRNEMGMSRNNFGESFERGMGNSLGMDRMNSGMDRXGSGMDRLGGMERMGMERMGPLCLILDRLGGSGFDRMGSGLDRLGPSMDRLGSGLDRMSSSVDRLGPAGFDRLGPSSLDRMTAGLDFTSPMGMGDRMNTGMDRMGTNFDRMGTGGIDRFPATGLDRMGSTMDRMGGAGVGGQFDRPAEMERGGFGGSGFGGAGGPGPGANARKGCQIFVRNLPFDFTWKMLKDTFNTCGIVQYADIKMENGKSKGCGVVRFDNPETADRACRTMNGYRLNGREIDVRIDRNA, from the exons ATGGACGGAGAAGGCAAATCGAGG GGCTGCGC GGTGGTTGAGTTCAGGACTGAGGAACTGATGAAGAAAGCTGTGGAGAAGGTCAACAAGCACAGCTTGAATGGTCGACCCCTGAAGGTCAAAGAG GATCCAGATGGTGTAATTGCCCAGAGGGATGCCCACAGAGCCCaaggtggtggaggtggtggtggtggaccccCTGGAGGCCATGGAGGAATGAACATGGGGATGAACATGGATCGCATGAACATGGAACGGATGAACATGGATCGCATGGGCCCGGGCCCTGGTGCACCACCCATGGTCAATATTCCTCCCAGCCTCATGAACAACCCCAACATCCCCAACGAAATCATCCATGGCCTGCAAGCTGGCAAGATTGGCAGCACTGTCTTCGTAGCTAAT CTGGACTACAAGGTTGGCTGGAAGAAGCTAAAGGAGGTGTTTGGCATGGCAGGAGTGGTGGTGCGTGCTGACATCCTGGAGGATAAGGATGGGAAAAGCCGGGGTATGGGCACTGTCACCTTTGACATGCCTATTGAAGCTGTCCAAGCCGTCAGTATGTTCAATGGTCAGATGCTTTTCAATCGGGTGATGCACGTCAAGCTG GATGAAAAGTCCTTGCCAAAGGGTGATTTTGCACCACCTGAGAGACCCCCAGCACTACCCC GTGGCCTGAGTGGCATTGGGCTAGGCCTGGGGCCAGGAGGCCAAC ATGATGCCACTGTGCTGaacagaggaggtggaggaggcggCGGAGGAATGGGCAACATGGGCCCTGGAG GCATGGATGGCATGGGCTTTGGTGGCATGGGTAGAATGGGAG GCATGGATAATTTTGGTGGTGGAATGAACAACA ATCGCTTTGGGCCATCCGGAATGGGCAGGATGAATG agaTGGACCGTGGGATTGGTGGTGCTTTTGACAGGGAGTTTGGCCGAAATGAAATGGGCATGTCTCGTAATAATTTTGGAGAGTCCTTTGAAAGAGGAATGG GTAACTCACTGGGCATGGACCGCATGAACTCTGGCATGGATC CTGGTAGTGGAATGGACCGTCTGGGCGGGATGGAGCGCATGGGCATGGAGAGGATGGGACCGCTGTGTCTGATCTTGGACAGGCTGGGGGGGTCTGGCTTTGACCGGATGGGCTCTGGGCTGGACCGGCTGGGGCCCAGTATGGACAGGCTTGGTTCTGGCCTGGACCGTATGAGCTCCAGTGTGGACCGCTTGGGCCCAGCTGGGTTTGACCGCCTAGGCCCGTCCAGTTTGGACCGCATGACCGCTGGCCTGGACTTCACTTCTCCAATGGGGATGGGGGACCGCATGAACACTGGCATGGACAGGATGGGAACCAACTTTGACCGCATGGGAACCGGTGGCATCGACCGATTCCCGGCCACTGGGCTTGACCGCATGGGCTCCACCATGGATCGCATGGGAGGTGCTGGTGTTGGAGGCCAGTTTGACAGGCCAGCTGAGATGGAGCGTGGGGGCTTCGGAGGAAGTGGCTTTGGTGGGGCTGGAGGGCCGGGACCTGGAGCCAATGCCAGGAAGGGTTGTCAGATCTTCGTCAGGAAT TTGCCCTTTGACTTCACCTGGAAGATGCTGAAGGATACTTTCAATACATGTG GCATTGTCCAGTATGCTGACATCAAGATGGAGAATGGCAAGTCTAAGGGCTGTGGTGTGGTTCGCTTTGATAACCCAGAGACTGCAGACAGGGCCTGTCGCACTATGAATGGCTACAGGCTGAATGGAAGAGAGATTGATGTCAGAATTGACAGAAATGCGTAA